A single window of Nicotiana tomentosiformis chromosome 1, ASM39032v3, whole genome shotgun sequence DNA harbors:
- the LOC104117911 gene encoding protein BASIC PENTACYSTEINE4-like isoform X1 — protein MDDGGRRESRRHRMDCSKGGHAPWNVVPPYQMKDQEAFIMNTKIRMLCAERDAAVEERDRAVIEKNTVLAERDLAIQQRDTAIAERDTAIKERDNAIAALLFQESTMNGTLGCRTRGTKRPNQSKNHCDNSTDSICINRDVPLTDAFPISAISSEVAKALQVKRTKGNKGMSRKTKKVNEDLNRHLTTDGSKAEWDAQDLGSINQIKFDESSMPIPVCTCTGIPRQCYKWGSGGWQSSCCTTYLSEYPLPQLPNKRHARIGGRKMSGSVFSRLLTRLAAVGHDLSLPIDLKTYWAKHGTNRYITIK, from the exons ATGGACGATGGGGGTCGACGAGAAAGTAGGAGACACAGAATGGATTGCTCCAAAGGAGGTCATGCGCCG TGGAACGTGGTACCTCCTTACCAGATGAAGGACCAAGAGGCTTTCATCATGAATACGAAAATCAGAATGCTCTGCGCTGAACGAGACGCTGCTGTTGAAGAACGGGATAGAGCAGTGATTGAAAAGAATACAGTATTAGCAGAGCGAGATTTGGCAATCCAGCAGCGAGATACAGCAATTGCTGAGCGAGATACTGCCATAAAAGAAAGGGACAATGCAATTGCTGCCCTCCTCTTTCAGGAAAGTACCATGAATGGAACATTGGGTTGTAGGACACGTGGAACAAAGCGCCCTAATCAAAGTAAAAATCATTGCGACAATAGCACTGATTCTATTTGTATCAATAGGGATGTGCCCTTAACTGATGCTTTTCCTATATCTGCCATTTCATCTGAAGTTGCCAAGGCACTCCAAGTAAAACGAACAAAGGGAAACAAAGGCATGTCAAGGAAGACAAAGAAAGTGAATGAAGATTTGAATCGACATCTTACAACGGATGGATCTAAAGCTGAATGGGATGCTCAGGATCTTGGGTCAATAAACCAGATCAAGTTTGACGAATCTTCCATGCCAATACCTGTTTGCACGTGTACCGGAATACCAAGGCAGTGTTACAAATGGGGAAGTGGGGGCTGGCAGTCATCTTGCTGCACTACATATCTGTCAGAGTATCCACTACCGCAATTGCCAAACAAACGCCATGCCCGTATTGGTGGTAGGAAAATGAGTGGAAGCGTATTTAGCAGATTGCTTACAAGGCTTGCAGCAGTTGGCCATGATCTGTCTTTGCCCATTGATCTCAAGACTTATTGGGCCAAACATGGTACGAATCGCTACATTACCATCAAGTGA
- the LOC104117910 gene encoding bZIP transcription factor 29, with translation MGGDNEEGNSDMVQRLQSSFGTSSSSLPKQHQSLLSMNQLDIPQLTSTSQFRCQMRQFPPNFSVENSTTKRVGIPPSHPQMPPISPYSQIPVTRPVNQQMGMQNFTSPGPSHSRSLSQPSFFSLDSLPPLSPSPYRESSSTSMSDPISADVSMGDQDGNSHSLLSPSPFTRCNSSRAGESLPPRKAHRRSNSDIPFGFSAMMQSSPPLVPLRSPGSLERSVPSREKPIQLVKREAMWDKGNDSNAEGMGERKSEGEVVDDLFSAYMNLDNIDALNSSGTDDKLGNENREDLDSRASGTKTNGGDSSDNEATSSVNDSGSSMQRLGISSSVEKKEGIKRSAVGDIAPTTRHYRSVSMDSFMGKLNFVDDSPKLPPSPGPRPGQLSPTSSLDANSNSFSMEFGNGEFSGAELKKIMANEKLAEIALADPKRAKRILANRQSAARSKERKMRYIAELEHKVQTLQTEATTLSAQLTLLQRDSAGLTSQNHELKFRLQAMEQQAQLRDALNEALTAEVQRLKLATAEISADAAKFQQLSLNPQMFQLQQQQSTQLNMHHLQQQQQQQSSQPPQHAQQQLNSSTPSKNESK, from the exons ATGGGTGGTGACAATGAGGAAGGAAATAGTGATATGGTGCAAAGACTTCAATCATCATTTGGTACATCATCTTCTTCACTCCCTAAACAACACCAATCTTTATTATCAATGAACCAATTAGACATACCCCAATTGACTAGTACTTCCCAATTTCGTTGTCAAATGAGGCAGTTTCCCCCCAATTTTAGTGTTGAAAATAGTACTACTAAAAGAGTAGGCATACCGCCTTCTCACCCACAAATGCCCCCTATTTCACCTTACTCTCAGATCCCTGTGACAAGGCCTGTGAATCAGCAAATGGGAATGCAGAATTTTACTAGTCCAGGGCCATCGCATTCGCGATCTTTATCACAACCGTCGTTTTTCTCATTGGATTCTTTGCCACCCTTGAGCCCTTCACCGTATAGGGAATCCTCGTCGACGTCCATGTCTGACCCTATATCAGCTGATGTGTCAATGGGTGATCAGGATGGCAATTCACATTCTTTATTGTCCCCCTCGCCTTTCACGAGGTGTAATTCGTCGAGGGCGGGAGAGAGTCTTCCTCCTCGTAAGGCTCATAGACGGTCAAATAGTGATATCCCGTTTGGCTTTTCTGCAATGATGCAGTCCTCACCACCTCTTGTTCCGTTAAGGAGCCCTGGTTCTCTTGAAAGGTCAGTTCCTTCAAGGGAAAAACCAATTCAGTTGGTTAAACGGGAAGCTATGTGGGATAAAGGAAATGATAGCAATGCTGAAGGGATGGGTGAGAGGAAATCTGAAGGAGAAGTTGTGGATGACCTGTTTTCCGCGTATATGAACTTGGACAACATTGATGCATTAAACTCTTCCGGGACTGATGACAAGCTGGGCAATGAGAACCGTGAAGATTTAGATAGTAGAGCGAGTGGTACAAAGACGAATGGTGGTGATAGCAGTGATAATGAAGCTACAAGCAGTGTGAATGACAGTGGCAGCAGTATGCAGAGGTTAGGGATATCTTCTTCTGTTGAGAAGAAGGAAGGGATCAAAAGGAGTGCTGTGGGAGATATCGCTCCGACCACAAGGCACTACAGGAGTGTTTCGATGGATAGTTTTATGGGGAAGTTAAACTTCGTTGATGATTCACCAAAGTTGCCTCCGTCTCCTGGACCGCGCCCAGGCCAACTCTCACCGACCAGTTCGCTTGATGCAAATTCAAACAGCTTCAGTATGGAATTTGGAAATGGTGAATTTAGTGGAGctgaattgaagaaaattatgGCAAATGAGAAACTTGCAGAGATAGCCTTAGCAGATCCAAAGCGGGCCAAAAG GATTTTAGCCAACCGTCAATCTGCTGCTCGTTCAAAAGAGCGAAAGATGAGATACATTGCGGAGTTAGAACACAAGGTGCAAACACTGCAGACTGAAGCCACCACATTGTCTGCTCAACTGACACTGTTGCAG AGAGATTCTGCTGGGCTAACGAGCCAAAACCACGAGCTGAAGTTTCGTTTGCAAGCCATGGAGCAGCAAGCTCAACTCCGTGATG CTCTAAATGAAGCATTAACTGCTGAAGTACAACGGTTGAAGCTTGCAACCGCTGAGATAAGTGCAGACGCTGCCAAGTTTCAGCAGCTTTCTCTCAATCCTCAGATGTTCCAGTTGCAGCAACAGCAGTCAACTCAGCTAAACATGCATCACttgcagcagcaacaacaacaacaatcgtCTCAGCCTCCACAACATGCACAGCAGCAACTTAACAGCTCTACACCTTCAAAGAACGAATCGAAGTAG
- the LOC104117911 gene encoding protein BASIC PENTACYSTEINE4-like isoform X2 translates to MDDGGRRESRRHRMDCSKGGHAPWNVVPPYQMKDQEAFIMNTKIRMLCAERDAAVEERDRAVIEKNTVLAERDLAIQQRDTAIAERDTAIKERDNAIAALLFQESTMNGTLGCRTRGTKRPNQIAKALQVKRTKGNKGMSRKTKKVNEDLNRHLTTDGSKAEWDAQDLGSINQIKFDESSMPIPVCTCTGIPRQCYKWGSGGWQSSCCTTYLSEYPLPQLPNKRHARIGGRKMSGSVFSRLLTRLAAVGHDLSLPIDLKTYWAKHGTNRYITIK, encoded by the exons ATGGACGATGGGGGTCGACGAGAAAGTAGGAGACACAGAATGGATTGCTCCAAAGGAGGTCATGCGCCG TGGAACGTGGTACCTCCTTACCAGATGAAGGACCAAGAGGCTTTCATCATGAATACGAAAATCAGAATGCTCTGCGCTGAACGAGACGCTGCTGTTGAAGAACGGGATAGAGCAGTGATTGAAAAGAATACAGTATTAGCAGAGCGAGATTTGGCAATCCAGCAGCGAGATACAGCAATTGCTGAGCGAGATACTGCCATAAAAGAAAGGGACAATGCAATTGCTGCCCTCCTCTTTCAGGAAAGTACCATGAATGGAACATTGGGTTGTAGGACACGTGGAACAAAGCGCCCTAATCAAA TTGCCAAGGCACTCCAAGTAAAACGAACAAAGGGAAACAAAGGCATGTCAAGGAAGACAAAGAAAGTGAATGAAGATTTGAATCGACATCTTACAACGGATGGATCTAAAGCTGAATGGGATGCTCAGGATCTTGGGTCAATAAACCAGATCAAGTTTGACGAATCTTCCATGCCAATACCTGTTTGCACGTGTACCGGAATACCAAGGCAGTGTTACAAATGGGGAAGTGGGGGCTGGCAGTCATCTTGCTGCACTACATATCTGTCAGAGTATCCACTACCGCAATTGCCAAACAAACGCCATGCCCGTATTGGTGGTAGGAAAATGAGTGGAAGCGTATTTAGCAGATTGCTTACAAGGCTTGCAGCAGTTGGCCATGATCTGTCTTTGCCCATTGATCTCAAGACTTATTGGGCCAAACATGGTACGAATCGCTACATTACCATCAAGTGA